A single window of Anaerocolumna chitinilytica DNA harbors:
- a CDS encoding type II toxin-antitoxin system RelE/ParE family toxin, whose product MQLEWSKDAVEDLDTIWEYIAEDNMDRAFSFIEELRAEARKLPDNPMMGKKIPELNDETYREWFYKEYTLVYQVTEKSVIIHEVYNQKKYFIRSINRYDDKSI is encoded by the coding sequence ATGCAATTAGAATGGTCAAAAGATGCTGTGGAAGACTTGGATACTATATGGGAGTACATTGCTGAAGATAATATGGATAGAGCTTTTTCATTTATAGAAGAGTTAAGAGCTGAAGCAAGAAAATTACCTGATAATCCTATGATGGGAAAGAAAATACCAGAATTGAATGATGAAACTTACAGGGAATGGTTCTATAAAGAATATACTCTTGTTTATCAGGTGACAGAAAAAAGTGTAATTATCCATGAGGTCTATAATCAGAAAAAGTACTTTATCCGGTCTATCAATAGATATGATGATAAGTCAATATAA
- a CDS encoding immunoglobulin-like domain-containing protein: MKKGKYVGFGCICLLITVITGVGVYRHYQMELITDPVVTELGESLSTNVSEYVKGNITHAQMDMSNVYIEKTGLYEAHITNGATELDLHVKVTDTTPPTATVLSGKEFLTNEVVKAAALVTNVKDTSNSVSITFEDGKESHTYVEGGEISEVVVLTDASGNKSNLGTTFKVIGDTIKPTLRGIKPIKTFMEDKVDYIKGISASDDRDGDLTTEIRVNTENVDLKTPGKYIITYSVSDRSGNEVKKQTYVRVLEDKAPVFKGLKNKTVYVNSKIKYLAGISAFDDRDGNLTSKIQVNNDEVNLSKAGIYNVVYMVKDSAGNTTTKTITVNVKNKEAISTGNNKTSEDDKKNNTNDKDSSGGFKFFDVDPEKGADVNGDVPASGEHVGNWG; encoded by the coding sequence ATGAAGAAAGGGAAATATGTTGGTTTTGGATGTATATGTTTACTAATTACAGTTATTACCGGTGTTGGTGTTTACCGGCATTATCAGATGGAGCTTATAACAGATCCAGTTGTGACTGAGTTGGGGGAGTCACTTAGTACGAACGTATCTGAGTATGTTAAAGGAAATATTACACATGCGCAAATGGATATGTCAAATGTATACATTGAAAAAACAGGATTATATGAAGCTCATATAACAAATGGTGCGACAGAGCTAGATCTTCATGTAAAAGTAACGGATACTACACCTCCAACAGCAACTGTTTTATCAGGAAAAGAATTTTTAACCAATGAAGTGGTTAAAGCAGCTGCTTTAGTAACTAATGTAAAGGATACAAGCAATTCTGTATCAATAACTTTTGAGGATGGTAAGGAAAGCCATACTTATGTAGAAGGTGGAGAAATTAGTGAAGTAGTGGTTCTGACTGATGCTTCAGGTAATAAAAGCAATTTAGGTACTACGTTTAAAGTAATTGGTGATACGATAAAGCCTACTTTAAGAGGAATAAAACCCATAAAAACTTTTATGGAAGATAAAGTTGATTATATTAAAGGAATAAGTGCATCGGATGACCGGGATGGTGATTTGACTACAGAAATAAGAGTCAACACAGAAAATGTAGATTTAAAAACACCTGGTAAATATATAATTACGTATTCAGTTAGTGATCGTTCTGGTAATGAAGTAAAAAAGCAGACATATGTTAGAGTTTTGGAAGATAAAGCACCAGTGTTTAAAGGATTAAAAAACAAGACAGTTTATGTTAATAGTAAAATTAAATACTTAGCTGGAATTAGTGCATTTGATGATAGAGACGGAAATCTTACCTCTAAAATACAAGTGAACAATGATGAAGTGAATCTTTCAAAGGCAGGAATTTACAACGTTGTATACATGGTAAAGGACAGCGCTGGGAATACAACTACTAAAACCATTACAGTAAATGTAAAAAACAAAGAAGCAATCTCAACTGGTAATAATAAAACATCAGAAGATGATAAAAAAAATAACACCAATGATAAAGATTCTTCAGGTGGATTTAAGTTCTTTGATGTTGATCCTGAAAAGGGAGCTGATGTAAACGGAGATGTTCCGGCTAGTGGTGAACATGTTGGAAATTGGGGGTAA
- a CDS encoding JAB domain-containing protein — protein MNIMQTNKEVFIKGLCKFVGLSSSRLKHMSEAELLQIMDHPMLIDATSSQEQKLLMLKQFINSYQYYRKGNSEMQSYNSPEKIADYFFSKVNYQKDRESFMIAYLDSKMQLMCCDEYQGSVNMCSVQPRDLVKRALQFDCACIIIGHNHPSGDPHPSKEDITITKRLVAIFDSMGIPLQDHIIVGRERYLSMKEQGYMDNMKQLPKMSDYMPIAISKISEISEREEEFEPE, from the coding sequence ATGAATATCATGCAAACCAATAAAGAAGTATTTATAAAGGGACTTTGTAAATTTGTTGGTTTAAGCAGTAGTAGGCTTAAACATATGAGTGAAGCAGAACTTCTGCAGATAATGGATCACCCTATGCTAATTGATGCTACCAGCAGTCAGGAGCAGAAGCTTTTAATGTTAAAGCAATTTATTAACTCATATCAATATTATCGAAAAGGGAACTCTGAAATGCAAAGTTATAATTCTCCGGAGAAGATAGCAGATTATTTCTTCTCAAAGGTGAACTATCAAAAAGACAGAGAGTCTTTTATGATAGCTTATTTAGATTCAAAGATGCAGCTTATGTGCTGTGATGAATATCAAGGGAGTGTTAATATGTGTTCAGTACAGCCTAGAGACTTAGTGAAGAGGGCCTTACAATTTGATTGTGCATGCATTATTATTGGGCATAATCATCCATCTGGTGACCCGCATCCCAGCAAAGAAGATATTACTATTACCAAAAGACTTGTTGCTATTTTTGATTCCATGGGTATACCTTTACAGGATCATATAATAGTTGGAAGAGAACGCTATTTATCAATGAAAGAACAAGGATATATGGACAATATGAAGCAACTGCCAAAGATGTCGGATTATATGCCTATTGCAATCAGTAAGATTTCTGAAATCTCTGAAAGAGAGGAAGAATTCGAGCCAGAATAA
- a CDS encoding single-stranded DNA-binding protein has protein sequence MNKAVLMGRLTRNPVVRVSTKGLPFAGFTLAVIRRIENNGEEETDYIKCITFDKQAEFAKKYIKQGSKILVVGRMQNYSYIGNNGQSILGLQIIVEEVEFAESKVR, from the coding sequence ATGAATAAGGCAGTATTAATGGGAAGGCTAACCAGAAACCCAGTAGTCCGAGTCAGTACTAAGGGATTACCCTTTGCTGGTTTTACACTGGCTGTAATCAGAAGAATTGAAAATAATGGTGAAGAGGAAACAGATTACATAAAATGCATCACCTTTGACAAGCAGGCTGAATTTGCAAAGAAGTATATTAAACAGGGTAGCAAAATACTTGTAGTAGGGAGGATGCAAAATTATAGTTACATAGGAAACAATGGCCAATCAATCTTAGGATTACAGATTATTGTAGAAGAAGTGGAATTTGCTGAAAGTAAGGTAAGATAA
- a CDS encoding VirB4 family type IV secretion system protein, with protein sequence MKKNAEHINNALLNLISPIGLYFQKNSLSVGENIGKIYGLIKYPAKPDYGWMSKITNIPGTLASFHFKPINNSDFVDALNRNISFERGVEKTTKDTLSKQRAKKAADDGERLLENIDQNGELVGLLSTTIMPFATEPVMFEKVRRKAVGSVMASKCKLRLLSDLQHRALQHMSPMYTTDDYIQQVTERVVPLSAVMGGFANASSGFNDGSGYYVAKDASGGLVILDFWLRSGDRTNTNFVILGIQGQGKSTAIKHIVISEFMKGTKIILTDPQGEYKYLCKKLGGDLINAGGGEDGRINPLQIRAIPRDTDEDASDETTKVYADEGFGMGDMALYIKHLEVFFAIYLPSLTAIEKALLKSTIIELYNNFNIFWDTDISLLKPQDFPIMEDLYNLLIKKAEEKDKVRKGNDINAFETLSILLEDAAKGSDSALWNGYTTINPKSRVICLVTKSLQDAPDNVKRAQYFNIDSWTWEIMTADPTEPVLSLYDEAYLKIDSNVPQSLAFLRNSVKSSRKFEAGIGVISHSVVDFLDPSIKMYGQALMDSPCYKIIFGCDGQNLKEIKELYDLTSAEEELLLSKQRGHALMMIGSKRLHVNFDIPEYKFEYIGTAGGR encoded by the coding sequence ATGAAAAAGAATGCAGAACATATAAATAATGCTCTATTAAATCTTATATCTCCTATTGGATTATACTTTCAGAAAAATAGCCTTTCCGTAGGAGAAAATATCGGGAAAATATATGGTTTGATAAAATATCCTGCAAAGCCGGATTATGGCTGGATGTCTAAAATAACAAATATTCCAGGTACATTGGCAAGTTTTCATTTTAAGCCAATTAATAACAGTGATTTTGTAGATGCTCTTAACAGAAATATAAGTTTTGAAAGAGGTGTTGAGAAGACTACAAAAGATACCTTAAGTAAGCAGAGAGCAAAAAAGGCTGCCGATGATGGTGAAAGGCTACTAGAAAATATTGATCAAAATGGTGAATTAGTAGGTTTATTAAGTACTACCATTATGCCCTTTGCTACAGAACCTGTAATGTTTGAAAAAGTTAGGCGTAAGGCTGTAGGATCAGTAATGGCCTCGAAATGTAAGTTACGACTTTTATCAGACCTGCAGCACAGAGCTTTACAGCATATGTCTCCAATGTATACGACGGATGATTATATACAGCAGGTAACAGAAAGAGTTGTTCCACTTTCAGCTGTTATGGGAGGGTTTGCTAATGCCAGTTCCGGTTTTAATGATGGTAGCGGTTATTATGTTGCAAAGGATGCTTCCGGTGGATTAGTCATTTTGGATTTTTGGTTGCGCTCCGGGGATAGAACAAATACTAATTTTGTTATCCTTGGAATTCAAGGCCAAGGAAAATCTACTGCCATAAAACATATTGTAATTTCTGAATTTATGAAAGGAACGAAGATTATTTTAACTGATCCACAGGGCGAGTATAAATATCTCTGTAAAAAGCTAGGGGGAGATTTAATAAATGCCGGTGGTGGCGAGGATGGAAGAATTAACCCTCTTCAAATTCGTGCGATTCCAAGAGACACCGATGAAGATGCAAGTGATGAAACAACGAAGGTCTATGCAGATGAGGGCTTTGGAATGGGAGATATGGCATTATACATAAAGCATCTTGAAGTTTTCTTTGCAATTTATCTACCTTCGCTTACTGCGATTGAAAAGGCATTATTAAAATCTACTATTATTGAACTATATAACAATTTTAACATCTTTTGGGATACTGATATCTCTTTGTTGAAACCGCAGGACTTTCCAATAATGGAGGATTTGTATAACCTTTTAATAAAAAAAGCTGAAGAGAAGGATAAAGTAAGAAAAGGCAATGATATCAATGCATTTGAAACATTATCTATTTTGCTAGAAGACGCGGCGAAAGGATCAGACAGTGCTTTATGGAATGGATACACTACAATTAACCCTAAATCAAGAGTAATATGTCTGGTAACAAAAAGCCTTCAGGATGCTCCTGATAATGTAAAGCGCGCTCAGTATTTTAATATTGATAGTTGGACATGGGAAATTATGACGGCGGATCCTACAGAACCTGTTTTGAGCTTATATGATGAGGCTTACTTAAAAATAGATTCTAATGTTCCTCAGTCATTAGCGTTCTTAAGGAATAGTGTTAAAAGTTCCAGAAAATTTGAAGCCGGAATCGGAGTAATATCACATTCCGTAGTAGATTTCCTTGATCCTTCTATAAAAATGTATGGACAAGCCCTCATGGATTCACCTTGTTATAAAATCATATTTGGATGTGATGGACAAAATCTAAAAGAGATTAAAGAATTATATGACTTAACCAGTGCTGAAGAAGAACTGCTACTGAGTAAACAGCGAGGACATGCATTGATGATGATTGGCTCTAAAAGGCTTCATGTGAATTTTGATATTCCGGAATATAAATTCGAATATATCGGAACGGCAGGTGGAAGATAA
- a CDS encoding C39 family peptidase: MGVVSAAKIAAEAARVLKDEKKREAIIAIVLVPIFIVFMLISTLLYIVFAPLEDILGDNKDTVGLTELKSQVSIEYSDESNDDGSYTMDYEKTVIKSGKVDVTYYNQNDNPWKSMMYGTVRTIGISGCGPTSMAIVLSTFTGQEITPEITANWSFQHGYLVQGYSDGVPYAMSSHALIPALVDEYNLSCTGINKDKETAKRLYEALSEGKLVVAIMGPGHFTSGGHFIVLRGVTESGKILVADCASRQRTNREWDIETIINESKGSAGAGGPFWAISK, from the coding sequence ATGGGAGTGGTATCTGCCGCAAAGATTGCTGCAGAGGCAGCAAGGGTTTTAAAGGACGAAAAAAAAAGAGAAGCAATTATTGCAATCGTTTTAGTCCCCATTTTTATAGTATTTATGCTAATATCTACACTTCTTTATATTGTTTTTGCTCCTTTAGAAGATATATTGGGTGACAATAAGGATACAGTGGGGTTGACTGAATTAAAAAGTCAGGTAAGCATTGAATACTCAGATGAATCTAATGACGATGGAAGTTATACGATGGACTATGAAAAAACAGTCATCAAAAGCGGAAAAGTAGATGTTACATATTATAATCAGAATGATAATCCATGGAAAAGCATGATGTATGGAACTGTTCGAACGATAGGTATAAGTGGTTGTGGACCAACTTCCATGGCGATCGTATTATCTACTTTTACAGGGCAAGAGATAACACCGGAGATAACCGCTAATTGGTCCTTCCAACATGGATACCTAGTACAGGGTTATAGCGACGGAGTGCCATATGCCATGTCGAGCCACGCTTTAATACCGGCTCTGGTAGATGAATATAATCTTAGCTGTACAGGTATAAACAAGGATAAGGAAACCGCTAAAAGATTATATGAGGCATTGTCTGAAGGTAAACTTGTAGTTGCTATCATGGGGCCTGGACATTTTACAAGTGGAGGGCACTTTATTGTTTTACGTGGAGTAACAGAATCAGGGAAAATATTAGTCGCTGACTGTGCGAGTAGGCAGCGTACCAACCGGGAGTGGGATATTGAAACAATAATTAATGAATCGAAAGGGAGTGCAGGAGCTGGTGGTCCTTTCTGGGCAATAAGTAAATAA
- a CDS encoding helix-turn-helix domain-containing protein: MAMKKFKMLNLICESCTLTSKEKLVAQYFVYKSNQSGECYPSVNTIAKHCGVSDRTVQRATKKLQEKNFITIEKRIYRGRQSSNEYKLNTNITNDNEIEVVEATENCLVFEIVSIDELLMEASVKTEVHAQGLEWPVYDESDTEVFMSYNENQDDHNIPIIYESTQQLVFINIPEHKAITIEKKKDVRESVDLCWNIKWLLILKLNEAFLCFDFLMRNDIELCEYGWYIKENLASTKYIRIIIVIFKVGFFMPLLGVTW; this comes from the coding sequence ATGGCCATGAAAAAATTTAAGATGTTGAATCTTATCTGTGAAAGCTGCACCCTAACATCCAAGGAAAAGTTAGTGGCACAGTATTTTGTCTATAAATCAAACCAATCTGGTGAGTGTTATCCTTCAGTTAATACGATTGCAAAGCATTGTGGAGTCTCTGATCGAACAGTACAGAGAGCTACTAAAAAGCTTCAGGAAAAGAATTTTATAACGATTGAAAAAAGGATTTACAGAGGTAGGCAGTCCTCTAATGAATATAAGCTTAATACAAACATAACTAATGATAATGAGATTGAAGTAGTAGAAGCAACAGAGAACTGTTTAGTATTCGAGATTGTTTCGATTGATGAATTACTCATGGAAGCATCAGTGAAAACAGAAGTGCATGCGCAAGGGTTAGAATGGCCAGTATATGACGAATCAGATACTGAGGTATTTATGAGCTATAATGAAAATCAAGATGACCATAATATACCAATTATCTATGAATCCACGCAGCAATTAGTATTTATTAATATACCCGAACATAAAGCCATTACAATTGAGAAAAAGAAAGATGTAAGAGAAAGTGTTGATTTGTGCTGGAATATCAAATGGCTGCTTATTCTAAAGTTGAATGAAGCTTTCCTTTGCTTTGACTTTTTAATGAGAAATGATATAGAACTATGTGAATATGGTTGGTATATTAAAGAAAATTTAGCTTCTACGAAATACATAAGGATTATCATAGTGATATTTAAGGTAGGATTTTTTATGCCCTTATTAGGGGTGACATGGTGA